The following nucleotide sequence is from Deltaproteobacteria bacterium.
CGGTGTTCATGATTAAAGGGATAGACGCGCTATCCAGGTAAGTGGAGGTGATGGTATTGGTGTATGTTGCGCTGATGTCCATCTTCCGATAGAGCTCCATGGTGATCACGTCGGCCAAACCCACGCCGGTGGCGTTCCCGTGTGTTTCCGCTGAGAGATTCAGCAGGACGATCTTTTTGACCAGGGGTCCTTTCCACTCAATGAATCGGTTGTTGCGGCCGGTGATATTAGGATCGAAACCCGCACCACTGATATCCTTGCCTATCTCCTCAATGACCAGCACATCAATCATATCAAATAAGAGCCGGCCCATAAGTTCCTTGGAGCGTCTCTGCAAGCCGGCCTCCTCTTCGATTAGAGATTCGGCCGGAATGATTTTAAGGATGGCCGTTTCATGCAGAGCGTTTTCTACTATTCCCATTCCAAACAGAAAGGGCAGTTTATTCATGATGAAGTGGGCCGCTTGAGGCATCAAATCACCAAAGGCCCCGAAACCGTGAGTATGAAGCATGGTGGCCCCCTTGATTTTACCCATGCCGATGGCCATCATTTTCACGATCCCGCTTTCGATCGAGGCGCGGAAGTTAGTGTGGGGTTTAATGCGATTGATAAGAACGATTCCGTCTGCATCGCAAGCATATTGATCAATATGGATTGGAGTGCCGTCATCAAGGGCTCCGATTTCTTGAGTTTCCAGGGTCGAGCGGATGGGGCAGCCCGCATGATCTTCGGTGATGCCATAGTTTTCAAGGACCTGACGCTGCCCGGCCGCGGTCGCGGCCCCATGGCTGCCCATGGCCGGAAAAATAAACGGCCGACCGCCCAGGGCCTTGATTTCGGACACAACGGCTTTGGTAATTGCAGCGATATTGGTGACGCCACGGCTGCCACATCCGACAGCGATTGAAGAGCCGGGCTTGATCTTTTTTCGAATCTCCTCCCGCTTGAACTGCTCAACAACGGCCTGAACGACATTCTCGATTCTTGGCGCCTCGAAATTAACTCGCACTTTCACCATCTGAGGCAAAGGGATGTCCAGACCTCCGGCGATATTAACCTCTATTTGATCGTCAATCATCCCTGATTCCTGTTACTGGTCTGTAAAATCCCGAAGCTATCCCGCGGAACCTTTATAATATGGTTTAAGTAGAGCGAGAACAATTTTCTCAAGACCAGGACAGCCTGATCCCACTGTTATAAGTATCCTGGTATCCATGAAGCCGCTTTAAGGAAATGCTATCTCCTTAACGGCCCTCTGTCCTGTATCATCACCATCCACAGTGTGGGCTGGAGTTATTGCTTACATTGGCCCCTGCTCGAGTAACCTTGCAAAGACTTCCTCATAATGGAAATCCGTATCACCGCACATGTACTCGCAGGATTTGGCTTTTCGATAAAAAAGCCCGATATCGCCTTCCCTGGTTGTCCCGATACCGCCATGGATCTGGGCGGCTCTTTCACTGATGAATTTATAAACCTCATTTGCACAGGCCTTCAAGGCTGAAGCATCTCTGGCAAAATCCTCGCCTTCATCTATCATACAGGCGACTCGATACAGATAATTATATGTGGTGTCGTATTCCAACAACATGTTGGCCATATAATGCTGTATGACCTGGAAACCGCCGATTGGCTTGCCATATTGTTCCCTCTGCTTGGCATATTCAGCCGTGATATCAATACAGGCCTTGCAGCCTCCAACTATTTCGGCCGCCTTGGCCACGGCCGCCTTGGCGTTCATTTTCTCCAGGGTTTCTTTTCCATTGCCAGGCGAGCCAATGATATTCGCCTTTGGTACTTTGACGTCGTTGAAAATAACCTCACAGTTATTGTCTTTGCCAATGGTGGGCATTTTACTGATGGCGACATTCGGATCATTGGCATCAACGAGGAAAAGCGTTACCTCCTCATTATCTGTCTTGGCGGCCACAATGAGTTTGTGCGCCACGTTGGCATCCATCACGAACAATTTGGTCCCACTTAAGATATAATCGTCCCCTTGAGCCTCAGCCTTCAGGTTGATGTCTTGGGGATAATAACTGCCATCCTCTTCATATTGAGCCAGGGCCATGATCAGGCTGCCTTCCGCAATCTGGGGTAGAAGGTCCTTTTTTTGATCTTCGGTGCCTCCTTCCAGGATAGTGAGCCCGCATTGGAGTATGGTGGAGAAAAAAGGACTTGGATAAACCGCCCGGCCGATGGCCTCCTGAATAATGACCATATCTACGAACTGTCCGGCGTATCCTCCGTATTCTTCAGGAAACAGTAATCCCAGCCATCCGAGCTCGGCCGTTTTTTGCCACAGTTCTGGCGAATATCCGTCTTGACTCTCCTCCAATTCCTTCACCCGAGCATAGGGGCATTCTTTCGTCAAAAACCTCGTGGCTGCGTCCTTCAACATCTCATGTTCCGATGTAAAATCCAGATTCATCTTTCCCCTCCTTATTTAAACCTTGGGAGACCGACACCAACCCAGGCGATGATATTGCGCTGAATTTCAGAGGAGCCAGCCGCTATGTTCATCCCCAGAGACCACTGATAGGCATCGGACATTACACCGTCAAGCGGGGCCCATTTGGAAGAGCCCAGTTGACCATGCAGGCCCATAATCTCTGTGGCAAAATTGGCCAGACGCTGAAAAAGTTCAGTGCCAAAAACCTTTGATTCAGATGCGCCGGTGGCTGAAACAAGAAAGTTTCCTTTTCCCTGGTTCCAGGCAACTCTATAAGCCAGGTCTCGCCCGCGTTCGATGTCAATGTATAACTTGGCTAGCTTTTGTCTGACCATAGGATTCTCATAGAGGAGTCTCCCACCTCTTTTGGTGGTTTTTACATACTCGAGGAGTTCTTCAAGCGACCGTTTAGCAGAGGCATAAGAACCCACGCTCGATCTTTCAAAATTCATGGTGGCCCGGGTTGATTTCCATCCCTCGTGCTCCGGGCCTATACGGTCATGTTCCGGGATAATAACATCTGAAAAAAAGATCTCATTATACAGGTGTGTCCCGTCCATGTAATGTATGGGCCGCACCTCAATTCCCGGGATGCTCATATTTACGTTGAATACTGAAAGGCCGGAACTCCTTTTCTGGGAAGGGTCTGTCCGGGCCAAAAGAAACATACGGTCAGCCCTGTGAGCGCCGGTGGTCCAGACCTTTTGGCCGTTTACTACATAGTGATCGCCTTCTTTAATCGCAGTCGTTGTAAGCGCGGCCAGATCCGATCCGGCATTGGGTTCACTCCAGGCCTGGCAGTAATTCACCTCACCTCGAGCGATTGGAGGCAGTAATCTTTCTTTCTGTTCCTCATTGGCAAATTGCATCAGGGTTGGCGCAAACATTCCCACACCAAAACCGTCTATGCCTGGAGCACGATAGTAGGCGTGAACCTCACTGAAGATAAGCTGTTCGATGATCGGGGCCTCCCGGCCGCCGTACTCCTTTGGCCAGGCCATCGTAAACCAGCCCTTTTCCGCAAGCTTTTTTTGCATAGATTTATGGAACTGCCAGCCGTCATCGTCGCCATACATTGCCTCCAAGGCATTCTTTTGGTATGCCGGCGGTGCGTCCTTCATTTCCTCCCTGAAAAAATCCTCAAATTCTTTTTTCAGGGCTTGTTGTTCTTCTGTCAATTTGTAATCCATTAAACCCTCCTTTGCGTATCTTGGTGGTAATTAAATCGCGAGACCGCTTCCATCCGCCGCGGCGCCTCTAATCACCAGGCCGCTAAAAAGCAGCCAAAAGAAATCCGTTGATTTTAGACATCCTGCTGGAGTTCCGGGTACAGTGGTGACGTGGCTTTCACAACACGGATCATGATCAATGAATCCGCAGCCTTTTCCCCGGTGTCCGGTTCTTCCAGCACTCCTTCCAGCCAATAATATTCGGTTTTCGGCGTTTCGCCAACCGCGATAATCCTTCCCGTGCTGACGTAGTCCTTATCGCAAAAGATCGGCCCGTTGAGATAGCGGAACTCAAGAGCTCCGAAGAGCCCAACCACTCCTTGGCGCAAGCCTCGCTGATCGAAGGCCACCACCACCCCGTGTCTTAGGGCTTTAATCATCTGTGATGGGGTCAAGATAGGACCGCCCCAGGGAGACTCCTTCACATACCAGTCCAGCGGTTCGGTTATGCGCTCGAAGCGCTTTTGTGTATTTTCCATAGGAATATTCACGGTTATGGAGGGTACATCTGTTCCTGGTTTCAAATCTTTGAGGATCCGCACCTCGCCAGGAGGATGAAGATTATTGATCCGCTTGCGAAGGGCCGAAGGTTCAGCCGGGCTGCCAATCGAAGCGGTGCCTTCAGCAACTAACTGCCCATTTTTATGATTCATCCAGACGTCAACCTGAGCATTATTTTCTGTTTCCGGGCTTCGGACAAAGCATTGCACCGGTTCCAGGTGCATGGTGGCATAACGAAAGTATATGGAGATGCCGCCGGTTTCAAACCAGCGTCGGCCAAATGCCTTTATGAACAAGGGTACGAATTGCTCCAGGTGATAGGAACCGGCGATCGTGCCGCCCCGCATGCCTGCTTTTTGTGCGGTTTTGTCGTCGTGAATACTCGTTTTTGTGTCAAGGTGTTCATTAAACGGCTGCCTGAACGGGCCGACGAATACACCATCGTTTACCGCGATCTCGGTGTTTGCAAATGCTTCTTCAATCATGCTAACCCTCCTTGATGTTAAATAACGCGTTAATTCCTGAAAGCTGCCAGCCTTGATTCCCAAGCTGCCAGTCTGAAAAAAATAAAAAACATCAAGTTCGATTCAAAGGGACTTAAGAACGCTTTCTTAAGGCCTTTCAGGTTGCATAGAGCCCATATTCCTGTAAAGTCTCCCACATGGCCACGATATTTTCCGGCGGAACGTTAGGCTGTATGTTATGAACGGCTGCAAAGACAAAGCCCCCGCCTGGCGCCAGGTCATCAATGCGCCGCTTCACATCGTCACGAACCTGCTCGGGTGTTCCATTGCCCAGGATGTGTTGAGTATCTACGCCGCCGCCCCAGAAGGTAATTTCTTTCCCAAACTCCTTTTTGAGTTCTTTTGAGTCCATGCCGGCTGCGCTTACCTGTATGGGATTGAGTATATCAACGCCAATTTCTATTAGATCCGAAATGACAGGGCGGATGGCGCCGCAGGAATGAAAAAATATCCTGGCTGGAGTGTGCTGATGGATGAAATCAAAAAGTTTTTTATGACGCGGCTTGGCAATTTTACGATACATGCTCGGGGAAATGAGCATACGGAACTGTCCGGCAAAGTCATCTGCTTCCTGCACCACATCCACATGCTCTCCCACCTCGACCAGCGCCTTTTCCCAGTAAGCCATCTTAAG
It contains:
- a CDS encoding acyl-CoA/acyl-ACP dehydrogenase, translated to MNLDFTSEHEMLKDAATRFLTKECPYARVKELEESQDGYSPELWQKTAELGWLGLLFPEEYGGYAGQFVDMVIIQEAIGRAVYPSPFFSTILQCGLTILEGGTEDQKKDLLPQIAEGSLIMALAQYEEDGSYYPQDINLKAEAQGDDYILSGTKLFVMDANVAHKLIVAAKTDNEEVTLFLVDANDPNVAISKMPTIGKDNNCEVIFNDVKVPKANIIGSPGNGKETLEKMNAKAAVAKAAEIVGGCKACIDITAEYAKQREQYGKPIGGFQVIQHYMANMLLEYDTTYNYLYRVACMIDEGEDFARDASALKACANEVYKFISERAAQIHGGIGTTREGDIGLFYRKAKSCEYMCGDTDFHYEEVFARLLEQGPM
- a CDS encoding acyl-CoA dehydrogenase family protein, whose product is MDYKLTEEQQALKKEFEDFFREEMKDAPPAYQKNALEAMYGDDDGWQFHKSMQKKLAEKGWFTMAWPKEYGGREAPIIEQLIFSEVHAYYRAPGIDGFGVGMFAPTLMQFANEEQKERLLPPIARGEVNYCQAWSEPNAGSDLAALTTTAIKEGDHYVVNGQKVWTTGAHRADRMFLLARTDPSQKRSSGLSVFNVNMSIPGIEVRPIHYMDGTHLYNEIFFSDVIIPEHDRIGPEHEGWKSTRATMNFERSSVGSYASAKRSLEELLEYVKTTKRGGRLLYENPMVRQKLAKLYIDIERGRDLAYRVAWNQGKGNFLVSATGASESKVFGTELFQRLANFATEIMGLHGQLGSSKWAPLDGVMSDAYQWSLGMNIAAGSSEIQRNIIAWVGVGLPRFK
- a CDS encoding DUF2088 domain-containing protein, producing MIDDQIEVNIAGGLDIPLPQMVKVRVNFEAPRIENVVQAVVEQFKREEIRKKIKPGSSIAVGCGSRGVTNIAAITKAVVSEIKALGGRPFIFPAMGSHGAATAAGQRQVLENYGITEDHAGCPIRSTLETQEIGALDDGTPIHIDQYACDADGIVLINRIKPHTNFRASIESGIVKMMAIGMGKIKGATMLHTHGFGAFGDLMPQAAHFIMNKLPFLFGMGIVENALHETAILKIIPAESLIEEEAGLQRRSKELMGRLLFDMIDVLVIEEIGKDISGAGFDPNITGRNNRFIEWKGPLVKKIVLLNLSAETHGNATGVGLADVITMELYRKMDISATYTNTITSTYLDSASIPLIMNTEQEAIQLAAKTLVGVRPEDCRIVCIKNTRELSEIMVSEPMLAKVRKHPLMEAVTRPGPFNFDSQGNLSFI